The following proteins are co-located in the Campylobacter concisus genome:
- a CDS encoding carbon-nitrogen hydrolase family protein, producing the protein MSRICALQLPTQPLSEARLDYYLKICADENARLVVLGEYVLNSFFKELISMPKSLIKEQSERKKEALFAMAKKYDLNIVAPIVNLKGKEIFKSLAKFTPTQVKLYDQQILMPYAHWNEAKFFNNTSDELNLPIFTYEKFKVGVMFGYEAHFDVCWAYMSAKKVDIVLVPTACTFFSQARWEELLKVRAFTNNVYVLRVNRVGSHKSDDTQWSFYGDSMLINPFGEVKNRLGKNEEMMIDELSKKELSEARSTWGFMQIEAKFKR; encoded by the coding sequence ATGAGTAGAATTTGTGCCCTTCAGCTACCAACGCAGCCGCTAAGCGAGGCAAGGCTTGATTATTATCTAAAAATTTGTGCGGACGAAAATGCAAGACTTGTTGTGCTGGGCGAATATGTGCTAAATAGCTTTTTTAAAGAGCTCATTAGTATGCCAAAAAGCCTTATAAAAGAGCAAAGCGAGCGCAAAAAAGAGGCTCTTTTTGCAATGGCAAAAAAGTATGATCTAAATATCGTTGCACCCATTGTAAATCTAAAAGGCAAGGAAATTTTTAAAAGTCTAGCCAAATTTACCCCAACCCAAGTCAAGCTATATGATCAGCAAATTCTCATGCCTTACGCTCACTGGAATGAGGCGAAATTCTTTAATAACACAAGCGATGAGCTAAATTTGCCTATTTTTACCTACGAGAAATTTAAGGTCGGCGTCATGTTTGGCTATGAGGCGCACTTTGATGTGTGCTGGGCGTATATGAGTGCTAAAAAGGTTGATATCGTACTCGTACCAACGGCTTGTACATTTTTCTCGCAGGCACGCTGGGAGGAGCTTTTAAAGGTTAGGGCCTTTACAAATAACGTCTACGTGCTGCGCGTAAACCGCGTAGGAAGCCACAAAAGTGATGATACGCAGTGGAGCTTTTACGGCGATTCGATGCTTATTAATCCGTTTGGTGAAGTTAAAAATAGGCTTGGTAAAAATGAAGAGATGATGATAGATGAGCTTAGCAAAAAGGAGCTTAGCGAGGCTAGAAGCACTTGGGGTTTTATGCAGATAGAGGCGAAATTTAAAAGATAA
- the xseB gene encoding exodeoxyribonuclease VII small subunit gives MEQKEQSFEEKLALADKILNDLNKDDVSLENSIKLHEQGKKLLNEAREILENAKLSIKQVDDE, from the coding sequence ATGGAGCAAAAAGAGCAAAGCTTTGAAGAAAAATTAGCCCTAGCAGATAAAATTTTAAACGATCTAAACAAAGATGATGTGAGCCTAGAAAATAGCATAAAGCTGCACGAGCAGGGCAAAAAGCTCTTAAATGAAGCAAGAGAAATTTTAGAAAATGCAAAACTTAGCATAAAGCAGGTGGATGATGAGTAG
- the metX gene encoding homoserine O-acetyltransferase MetX, whose product MLNLQTRTIKFNEPLYLESGRMLSNFKLIYETYGTLNADKSNVIVICHALTGSHHAAGTYAGDEKAGWWDGLIGSKKAVDTDKFYVICVNILGSCFGSTSPLSVDRSSGKEYRLNFPVLAISDVVKAQMRLFSELGITRARAVIGGSLGGMQALCYAIEFPEFAQDIVMLASTYQTKPWAIAFNKIAIEAILNDENFKNGEYDAEFIRKNGLKGMAFGRMAGHISFLSPDSMDEKFGRNYVETDGLYELSGRFQVDRYMEYNGYNFPKRFDPLSYLYIVKMMNIFDCTRHYDNLKDALAPIKANLHLIAFKGDLLFPPSCMREIYDALCEMGRESKTNFVEIDSNYGHDAFLVEIEKFDGYIKNILKG is encoded by the coding sequence GTGTTAAATCTGCAAACTAGAACTATTAAATTTAACGAGCCACTCTATCTTGAGAGTGGCCGTATGCTATCAAATTTCAAGCTTATTTATGAGACTTACGGCACGTTAAATGCCGATAAAAGCAACGTTATCGTGATCTGTCACGCCTTAACTGGCTCGCACCACGCAGCTGGCACCTACGCAGGTGATGAGAAAGCTGGCTGGTGGGACGGGCTAATAGGCAGTAAAAAGGCGGTTGATACCGATAAATTTTACGTTATCTGCGTAAATATCCTAGGCTCGTGCTTTGGCTCTACCTCACCACTAAGTGTGGATAGAAGCAGTGGCAAAGAGTATAGGCTAAATTTCCCAGTCCTTGCCATAAGTGATGTGGTAAAGGCGCAAATGAGGTTATTTAGCGAGCTTGGCATCACAAGGGCAAGAGCCGTGATAGGTGGCAGTCTTGGCGGTATGCAGGCACTTTGCTACGCTATCGAGTTTCCAGAATTTGCGCAGGATATCGTAATGCTAGCAAGTACCTATCAGACCAAGCCATGGGCGATAGCTTTTAACAAAATCGCCATCGAAGCTATTTTAAACGATGAGAATTTCAAAAATGGCGAGTACGACGCAGAATTTATAAGAAAAAATGGGCTAAAAGGCATGGCTTTTGGCAGGATGGCTGGGCACATCAGCTTTTTAAGCCCTGATAGTATGGATGAGAAATTTGGACGAAACTACGTGGAGACAGACGGTCTTTACGAGCTTTCTGGGCGCTTTCAGGTGGACCGCTACATGGAGTATAACGGCTATAACTTCCCAAAGAGGTTTGACCCGTTAAGCTATCTATACATCGTAAAAATGATGAACATCTTTGACTGTACAAGACACTATGACAACCTAAAAGACGCCCTTGCGCCAATAAAAGCAAATTTGCATCTAATCGCATTTAAGGGCGATCTACTCTTTCCGCCAAGCTGCATGAGAGAAATTTATGACGCACTTTGCGAGATGGGGCGAGAGTCGAAGACAAATTTTGTAGAGATAGATAGCAACTACGGCCACGACGCATTTTTGGTCGAGATAGAAAAATTTGATGGATATATAAAAAATATATTAAAAGGATAG
- the guaB gene encoding IMP dehydrogenase produces MKIVKRALTFEDVLLVPQYSEILPKQVDVKTRISKNVTLNIPIVSAAMDTVTEHRTAIMMARLGGIGVIHKNMDIESQAKEVKRVKKSESGVIIDPIFINPEATVAEALSLMSDLHISGVPVIDKDRKLIGILTNRDLRFETNMSTLVKDRMTKAPLITAPKGCTLDDAEKIFSQNRVEKLPIVDKDGRLDGLITIKDLKKRKEYPNANKDSYGRLRVAAAIGVGQIDRAKALVDAGVDVIVIDSAHGHSKGIIDTLKEVKANFKVDVVAGNIANPAAVKDLAEAGADGIKVGIGPGSICTTRIVAGVGVPQISAIDDCASEAAKYGIPVIADGGLKYSGDVAKALAAGAACVMAGSLLAGCEESPGELITFQGRQYKVYRGMGSIGAMTKGSSDRYFQEGTAQDKLVPEGIEGRVPFAGSIKDVIHQLIGGLRSAMGYVGAKDIPTLQERAEFVEITSAGLKESHVHDVVITHEAPNYKVN; encoded by the coding sequence ATGAAGATAGTAAAGAGAGCTTTAACATTTGAGGATGTGCTTCTTGTGCCGCAGTACTCTGAAATTTTGCCAAAGCAAGTTGATGTGAAAACTAGGATCAGCAAAAATGTCACGCTAAATATCCCGATCGTCTCTGCTGCGATGGATACGGTGACTGAGCATAGAACTGCTATCATGATGGCGAGGCTCGGCGGTATCGGCGTCATCCACAAAAACATGGACATCGAAAGCCAAGCAAAAGAGGTCAAACGCGTCAAAAAAAGCGAAAGTGGCGTCATCATCGATCCTATCTTTATAAATCCAGAAGCAACCGTGGCTGAAGCTCTAAGCCTTATGTCAGATCTTCATATTTCAGGCGTTCCAGTCATCGATAAGGACCGTAAATTAATAGGAATTTTAACAAATCGCGATTTGAGATTTGAGACAAATATGAGCACTTTGGTAAAAGACCGCATGACAAAAGCACCGCTTATCACCGCACCAAAGGGTTGCACGCTTGATGATGCGGAGAAAATTTTCTCTCAAAATAGAGTTGAGAAGCTACCTATCGTCGATAAAGATGGCAGACTTGATGGGCTTATCACTATAAAAGATCTAAAAAAACGCAAAGAGTATCCAAACGCAAACAAAGATAGCTACGGCAGACTTCGCGTAGCAGCGGCTATTGGTGTTGGTCAGATTGACCGTGCTAAAGCACTAGTTGATGCTGGCGTAGACGTCATAGTCATCGACTCAGCTCACGGTCACTCAAAGGGTATTATTGATACTTTAAAAGAGGTAAAAGCAAATTTTAAAGTCGATGTCGTAGCTGGCAATATCGCAAACCCAGCGGCTGTAAAAGACCTAGCAGAAGCAGGAGCGGACGGCATAAAAGTAGGCATTGGACCAGGATCAATATGTACCACAAGGATCGTTGCTGGTGTTGGTGTGCCTCAAATTTCTGCCATTGATGACTGCGCAAGCGAGGCAGCGAAATATGGCATCCCAGTTATCGCAGATGGTGGTTTAAAATACTCAGGCGACGTGGCAAAAGCCCTGGCAGCAGGTGCAGCTTGCGTTATGGCTGGTAGCTTACTTGCAGGTTGCGAGGAGAGCCCAGGCGAACTTATAACATTCCAAGGTCGCCAGTACAAAGTATATCGCGGCATGGGGTCGATCGGCGCTATGACAAAGGGTAGCTCTGATCGCTACTTCCAAGAGGGCACCGCTCAAGACAAGCTTGTGCCTGAGGGCATCGAAGGCCGTGTGCCATTTGCTGGCAGTATAAAAGATGTGATCCATCAGCTAATAGGCGGCCTAAGAAGCGCTATGGGTTATGTCGGCGCAAAAGATATCCCAACTCTTCAAGAAAGAGCCGAATTTGTCGAGATAACAAGCGCAGGACTAAAAGAGAGCCACGTCCACGACGTAGTTATCACTCACGAGGCACCAAACTACAAAGTTAATTAG